From the genome of candidate division KSB1 bacterium:
GGTGGTGCTGATTTCGCTGGCCAAGCGTTCAAACGGCGAGCCGACCAATGTCGTGGTGCGCGGCACCTCGCCGGAAGGGCTGGCCCTGCGTGCGCAGCAGGTGAAGCTGATCCGCGGCCGCATGTTCGAGCCCGGCCTGCGGGAGCTGATCGTCGGCAAATCCCTGCAGCAGCGCTTTCAGAGTTGTGAGTTGGGCGGAACATTGCGCATGGGGGGGACGGATTGGCAGGTGGTCGGCGTGTTCGACGGCGGCCGCACCGGTTTCGATTCGGAAATCTGGGGCGATGTTGAAGTCATCATGGCGGCCTGGCGGCGGTCGATGTTTTCCTCGGTCACTGTGCGGCTGCGCGATCCGCAGCAATTCGAAGCGTTGCGACAGCGCCTGGAAAGCGATCCGCGCATGGTGGTGGAAGTGAAGCGCGAGAAGCAGTATTATGACGAACAATCCAAGTTCATGGCTGTTTTCATCAATGTGCTGGGCACGGTGGTGACCTTTATCTTCAGCTTCGGTGCGATGATCGGCGCGATGATCACGATGTATGCCGCCGTCTCGAACCGCACACAGGAGATCGGCACTTTGCGTGCGCTGGGATTCCGGCGGCGCAGCGTGCTGGCTGCATTTCTAATCGAGTCGGTGCTGCTGGCCGTGCTCGGCGGCCTGGTGGGTGTCCTGCTCTCCTCACTGCTGCAGTTCGTCTCGATTTCCACCACCAATTGGAACACTTTTTCAGAGCTGGCATTCCGCTTCAAGCTTTCCCCCGGCATTGTCCTGCAGGCGTTGATCTTTGCAGTGATCATGGGCTTGGCGGGTGGTTTTCTGCCGGCCGTGCGCGCCTCCCGGCTGAAAATCGTGGAGGCGTTGCGGACGGAATAACAGCCGGGCAGTGCAGTTGGAATGATCCGGATCGATTGGCCGTCTGCCACCGGCTGTGCCTGCGGCGGGGTCTGACACTTCTGAGGGGAGAGGGATCACATTGGGCATTTGCAGAGGATGCCCGGAATTCTCACAAAGGGTCCGGTGTTTTGTAAATCCCAGCCCGGTCAAGGTGGAAACGTTTGGGGACAATCATGCATTATCCCGGCGCCACCACTGCCGGGGGTGACAGGAGGAATGTCAATGAAATCCGCCGCCTGGTCCGGCAGTGCCTGATCAAGCCACCAGTTTCGATCACGACATTGCCGGGAAGCAACGTATCAAGCATTCCGCAATCGTCGTCACGAAAAAATCATGATCGTGTCGGTCGATGATGAGGGCGGACTCATGCACAATAGCCCCGAGGCGGTCAGCATGGTTTGCGATGCCCGTTCCCGCCGTATGTCTGACAGCCGCCAGACCGCAAGATCAAAATGCTGAATCATCCGCTTCCATCCTGGCTGAATGAGATTGAGCTGTGGGGTTTTTCGCCGCCGGCTCAGGCAGTTTGATTTCTCCCGCCCTCAGCCATTTGACCATCACAAAAACCAGCGGCCCCGAAAACAGGGCCAGCACACCGATCAGCAACTGGCGCGGCTGGAACAAACCATTCTCGAAAACGGTGCTGTTGATCGCCAGCAGCGCCATCACCCAGGTGGGCAGCATCAGCAGCACCAGCGCCGGCTTGCCCAGTGGAATTTTGAAAGGCCGCGGCGCGCCGGCGTGTGTGTGCCGCATTTTCCAAACGTTGGCATACAGCAAGATGTAACTCGCGATTTGAAACCAGGCGTAAATGATGATCAATTGTGTGAAATCGAAGAGCGTGAGCAGGCTGTAGGTGAGGCTGCCCCACAGCAAGGCCTGGGTGGGCGTGCCAAAGCGCGGGTGTATTTGTGTGAGAAAAGCCGGAAGAAATCCGTCCTGCGCCAGAGTGAGCGGATAGCGCGAGGTTGCCAGCATGGTCACATTCAACAACAGCGCGTTGCTGCACAGCGCGCTGGCGGTCATGCTGTGGCCCAGCCAGTTCCCGCCGATTCTGGCGGCTGCGGTTGTAAAGTAGGCGTCCGACCATTCCTGCCAATTGCCCAGCGCGGCCAGCGCTGCCATGGTGGGCAAAACGTAGCTCAACATCGCCATGATTGCCGCGAGCAGGAGCGCCGGGGGAAAGGTCCGTTGCGGGTGTTCGACCTCTTCCGCCGCGGCCGAAAGCTTGTCATAGCCCGAGTACAGCCAGATCGCGAGCACCACCGAGCTGCTGAAGCCACCGGCCAGGCTTTTGCCGGGTGCGACCAGCGGTGTAAAGGGATTGTGCTGCCATTGCATCACTCCGAAAACCAGCAACAGCACAAATGGCAGCAGCAACACGGCGCTCAGCACAATTGCAGTGTTGCCCACCACCCGGATGCCGCGCAGATTGAGCAGATGCATGCACCAGATCAACGTCAGACAGACCAGCCAGTGGTGCAGGCCGGTCATCCCGGGAAACCAAGTTTGCAAATAGTTCGCAAAGAGCACGGCGAACAGGCCATTGGTGACGATGCCCGTCATCCACGCCCACCAGCCGGCCTGGAATCCCCAGAAATCGCCAAAAGCCAGACGTGACCAGCGATACTGCCCGCCCTCGAGCGGCAGCATGGTGGTCAGTTCACTCACGGCGAATGAGGCCGGCAGACTGAACAGAAAGGGCATGAGCACAAGTGTGAGCAGTGCCATCCCGGGACCCGCGGCCGGGATCATGTTTTCGACGCCAAAGGCACCGGCGCATACCGCGCCATAGATCATGAAGGCGAGTTGCAGGAAAGTGGCTTTTTTGATGGCGGCGGCCATCGCGGCTCCGAATCGAGTTGTGAGAAATGGGAATGGTGAGTGCAACGGATTGACAGCATGAACATTGGGAGCTGTCAGCGATGGGCGGTTGCTGACAGTTGCCGTTTTTTTTGACAAGGCGCGGCGGCTCAACCCGGAAAGTGGCCGTTTCCGGAAAATTCCCGGTGATTTTTGTCCGCAGGATGCCATGACATGAGGGCGGCTGGCACTCGGGGATGAAACTTGCAGGCGGCCCTGAGTGCTTTCCACAATCTGTCAGCAGCGGGAGCGGCGAAGCACGGCAGGCGGGAGCCGGCACGCAACACCCGGCGCAGCATCATCACTCCGCGCATCGGATAATTCGCCAAGTCCGTTGTTGGCCGGCGGAAATGCATCGCGCCCGGATTCGGCGTCATCCCGGACGGTTGCGACGATTGCAGCAATTGCGGAAGGCCAGCCCGCTGCCGCAGCAACAGGATTTCTCTGTCTCAAAGCGCCGGCAGAGCACCCTTGTCAATTTTTCGCCGGGCTGACAGGGAGCCTGCACGCCTTTGCGGGAGACCAGTGGATCGCGCCAGGGATCATGTGCGGCATGCCGCAATCTCTGCTGTGAGTCTCGCCTCACTTCGCTTGATGCCATTCATCTGGCCGCACGGGCGATGGAGACGGTTCGGCTGCGATGGCTGGCGCTCAACCAGTGCGCCGAGAAGACAGCGGTGGCGCGAATATATCGCAAGCTCTCGGGATTGTCAAGCTGCAGGGTGGAGGCTGATCATCCGGGCAGGCGGCCGGCTGCAGGCGTGAATTTCCCCTTGCATTTTCAAACGAAAATTGACACTATCTCGCCCGCTTTCAGCGGTGTTGCGCTTTGGTTTGTTGCCGACGCGGCACGCAAACCGGAATCGTGGAGAGACCTGCCAACTGGTGATGCAACCAATGACAGCGTATACGGCCAGTGAAATGATGGTGGCGCGCGCCAGCCGCGAGCTGCAAAATGATGATGTGGTGTTCGTCGGCATTGGGTTGCCCAACATGGCCTGCAACCTGGCGCGCTTGACGCATGCGCCCCGCCTCACACTGATCTATGAATCGGGCGCGGTGGGCGCGGTGCCGGAGCGCCTGCCGGTTTCCATCGGTGATCCTGCCTTGGTGGCGGGATGTTTGTCGGTGTGTTCCCTGCCGGAGGTGTTCTTGTACTATTTGCAGGGCGGGCGCATCACGGTTGGTTTTCTCGGAGGCGCGCAGATTGACCGGTTTGGCAACATCAATTCCACGGTGATCGGTGATTACGCCGCGCCCAAAGTGCGCCTGCCGGGCAGCGGCGGTGCGAGTGAGATTGCCACGCTGGCGCAAAAGATTCTGATCATCACTCCTCTGAAGAAACGCAATTTCCCCGAACGCGTCGATTTTCTCACCAGTCCCGGCTTTCTCACCGGCGGTGGCGCGCGCGTAGCCCTCGGCCTTGCCACCGAAGGACCCAAGGTCGTGGTCACAGACCTGGGCGTTTTCCGCTTCGATGCCGAAACCCACGAGATGATGCTCACCGACCTGCATCCGGGGGTGTCGCTCGAGCAGGTCAAAGAGAATGTCGGCTGGCCGCTGAAGATTGCGGCTGATCTCCACACCACCGCACCGCCCACCGCCGAGGAGTTGCGCCTCATCCGCGAAGAGCTTGATCCCAACCGCGTCTACATCTGAGCGCTGACGATTACCGCCCTCAGTCCTCAAAGCGCCGCGGCCTTTGCACGCATGGCACCGGCTGCTGTAAATGGCTGCGGTTGATTCATTGCCATGCTGCGGGCTGAAGCCTCCCGTACCTGCTTTTTCATCCTGCCGGCATTTTCTCCGGTGTTGGAATGATCCGGTCCCTGCGGTGAATGCGGCGCCAGGTAGATTTTCTGCAGAATGAGGCGTTTTTGTCACGCAGAAAATGCGGGCCGACAAGTCTGTACTCCGCTGTCTTACCATCCTGTACGATTTTCCTTCCAACCAAATTCTCTCTTGCGTTTGAATCCCCCTGTTTCATGACTTTCTCTTGCCAGAGGCGGAGCACGGCGGGGCGCCGTCAATGGTGAGCGCACTGTCAGGTTCGGACAACATATGGGAGTGGGCTGGCGGGCGCGGCGGTGCGCTTTTTTGTGTGTGGCTTACGCCCGCGAGCAGTTGTGCCGGTATTGAGTAAGGCAAATGAAGGCCGGCTTTGCGATTGTTCATTCGACTTGACAGGAGCAGGCTGACATGCACGGCCGGCTGATCATGGCCGGGGAGGCTGGGAATGACGGGCTTTTCGTGGTGTGGTTTTCCGCCGTGTGAAATCGCCTGTTGTGTTGAATACGCATTCCCTTAACATGGCTGTATATATCTGATGTTGAGTAACAACTGGATATTGCATCTCGAATTGCGTGAACCCAATGTCTCAAACTCACATTCGCCTACGCGAAATGATCGACGGGCTGTGCCAAAGATTCACTCATACTTTTGGCGCTTCCTATTGCGGCATCTCCGTGACGGCTGATGGTTCAGCACGCTTTGTCGCACCGGGCAGTGAGGTGGCAGAGGAGACGATTCTGGCCGCAACTCCGGCGTTGTGCCTCGCGATTACGCCGCCGGGAGGCCGCTCCGAGCATGCTGGTTTGCCGCAGGCAACGGAGACGCTTGCCGATCGCCAGCCGGCGCACAGCCCCGAGGCGGAATTGACGGAAGCGATTGCAGCAGCATGCCGCAGCGCCCGGCCGATTCTGCGCTTTGATCTTTACCCCGCCTTCACGGAAAACGGGCAGAGCACGCCGCTGGGCTCTTTGTATCTCGCCTTCGCCCAGCCCCGGCCGCTGACCTCCGCGGAGGTGTCGGCGTTACTGGCCATGGCCGAGATGACGGCGACGGTGCTGACTTTCACCCGACCCAAAACGCTCGAAGCCATTGCGGGCGGATGGCTGCCCATGCTCGGGCAGACAAGTCCCGCCACCAGCCTGCTGGATTATCCGTTTCTGGAGGCCAAGAAACATTGGATCAAGGCCTTCGAACGCGAGTATCTCGGCCAGCAGCTTGTCAGGCACGCCGGCAACATTTCGATGGTGGCGCGCGCGGCCCGCATCAGCCGGTACACCGTTTATGCCCTGCTCAACAAATTTCAGCTTTCCGCCAAGTCCTACAAAAGAAAGAAATCGAACGGGGCATCGCGCGGATTGCCGGAAGCAAAAAAGCCGCAACCCATTCTTGAATCGGCTTGCAAGAGCGAGGCAGACGAACCCAACCGGGAATAGAGGCCAGTGGGGTTGAGGATCTGTGTTCAGACATTGTTTTCCTCTGCCTGCGCCATTTGCCTGCACACGTTTCAGCGATCAAGTCAAGAGCATCCGTCATCCGCACGATTGCATTGGCCACCGCCGTGAGGCGCATCTGCCGGACACTGCCGAAAGATTGCGTGATTGTGCAGCCCCGGACGGGCAGTGTCTTGCGGCACACTCCTCGCAAGGCTGGCAGCGGGATGGCCATCGCACCATGCGTTACGATTGCGCTGCTGACCTCCTTTGACAATCAACGTTGTGTCATTGCATTGCATGAATCGTTTCAACGGGAGAGAGCTTCGATGCAAGAGGCGACATTGGTTGGCCATCAGGTGAGCGAAACGCCAGCCAAAACAGTGCCGAACAACGGCATTTCCACCTCTTCGCGGCGGGAACAAGCCTATCAGCGCTACG
Proteins encoded in this window:
- a CDS encoding ABC transporter permease translates to MKIPFSYSFRNLWTRRLTTILTLSGVALVVFVFVASLMLSEGLRQTLVATGVEDNAIVIRRASQAEVQSAVSREQANIIKTQPEVALDESGKPLSASDVVVLISLAKRSNGEPTNVVVRGTSPEGLALRAQQVKLIRGRMFEPGLRELIVGKSLQQRFQSCELGGTLRMGGTDWQVVGVFDGGRTGFDSEIWGDVEVIMAAWRRSMFSSVTVRLRDPQQFEALRQRLESDPRMVVEVKREKQYYDEQSKFMAVFINVLGTVVTFIFSFGAMIGAMITMYAAVSNRTQEIGTLRALGFRRRSVLAAFLIESVLLAVLGGLVGVLLSSLLQFVSISTTNWNTFSELAFRFKLSPGIVLQALIFAVIMGLAGGFLPAVRASRLKIVEALRTE
- a CDS encoding APC family permease translates to MAAAIKKATFLQLAFMIYGAVCAGAFGVENMIPAAGPGMALLTLVLMPFLFSLPASFAVSELTTMLPLEGGQYRWSRLAFGDFWGFQAGWWAWMTGIVTNGLFAVLFANYLQTWFPGMTGLHHWLVCLTLIWCMHLLNLRGIRVVGNTAIVLSAVLLLPFVLLLVFGVMQWQHNPFTPLVAPGKSLAGGFSSSVVLAIWLYSGYDKLSAAAEEVEHPQRTFPPALLLAAIMAMLSYVLPTMAALAALGNWQEWSDAYFTTAAARIGGNWLGHSMTASALCSNALLLNVTMLATSRYPLTLAQDGFLPAFLTQIHPRFGTPTQALLWGSLTYSLLTLFDFTQLIIIYAWFQIASYILLYANVWKMRHTHAGAPRPFKIPLGKPALVLLMLPTWVMALLAINSTVFENGLFQPRQLLIGVLALFSGPLVFVMVKWLRAGEIKLPEPAAKNPTAQSHSARMEADDSAF
- a CDS encoding CoA-transferase subunit beta, with the translated sequence MTAYTASEMMVARASRELQNDDVVFVGIGLPNMACNLARLTHAPRLTLIYESGAVGAVPERLPVSIGDPALVAGCLSVCSLPEVFLYYLQGGRITVGFLGGAQIDRFGNINSTVIGDYAAPKVRLPGSGGASEIATLAQKILIITPLKKRNFPERVDFLTSPGFLTGGGARVALGLATEGPKVVVTDLGVFRFDAETHEMMLTDLHPGVSLEQVKENVGWPLKIAADLHTTAPPTAEELRLIREELDPNRVYI